A genomic stretch from Pelotomaculum schinkii includes:
- a CDS encoding aspartyl-phosphate phosphatase Spo0E family protein, which produces MHCSELLEEIEELRSEMYSLFSSDAVCASLLDISQQLDDLIVRYYRRVA; this is translated from the coding sequence ATGCACTGTTCAGAATTGCTTGAGGAAATTGAAGAACTGCGATCGGAGATGTACAGCTTGTTCAGTTCCGATGCTGTCTGCGCCAGCTTGTTGGATATCAGCCAACAGCTTGATGATTTAATTGTCCGGTACTATCGCCGCGTTGCATGA
- a CDS encoding zinc-ribbon domain containing protein codes for MLEDKLLTCKECGRNFIFSVSEQEFYAEKGFEHAPSRCQECRLARKNKKSEAGFNKGGYSQFSANRSIRETYETVCAECGCVTEVPFKPKEDRPVYCRQCYIQKKQKY; via the coding sequence ATGTTGGAAGATAAATTGCTTACCTGTAAGGAATGTGGTAGGAATTTTATTTTTTCAGTATCCGAGCAGGAGTTTTATGCCGAGAAAGGCTTTGAACATGCCCCCTCGCGCTGCCAGGAGTGTCGCCTGGCCAGAAAAAATAAAAAAAGCGAAGCCGGTTTCAACAAGGGGGGGTACAGCCAGTTTTCAGCGAACAGGTCCATCCGCGAAACTTACGAGACCGTCTGTGCGGAATGCGGTTGCGTCACCGAGGTTCCCTTTAAACCAAAAGAAGACCGTCCCGTATACTGCCGGCAGTGCTATATTCAGAAAAAGCAGAAGTACTAA
- a CDS encoding ribonuclease HI family protein: protein MKVFVNIDGGSRGNPGPAAAGMVITDGEGGLIATKSKFLGPKVTNNFAEWSALEGAVTALIHLAGRQDGLEAEIRADSQLVVRQFNRQYRIKEPALREIAERVWKSLAAAPGLKIILKHVPREENTAADAAVNRELDNYEKWLEKNNK, encoded by the coding sequence TTGAAAGTATTTGTAAATATTGACGGGGGCAGCCGCGGCAATCCCGGGCCCGCTGCAGCCGGTATGGTTATCACGGATGGGGAAGGCGGGCTGATTGCCACCAAAAGCAAGTTTCTGGGCCCTAAGGTCACCAATAACTTTGCTGAATGGAGCGCCCTGGAGGGGGCGGTCACGGCCTTGATTCACCTTGCCGGGCGGCAGGATGGTTTGGAAGCGGAAATCCGGGCCGACAGCCAACTGGTAGTGCGCCAGTTTAACCGGCAGTACCGGATTAAGGAACCTGCCCTGAGGGAAATTGCCGAGAGAGTGTGGAAGAGCCTGGCGGCGGCGCCGGGGTTGAAGATAATATTAAAGCACGTGCCCAGGGAAGAAAACACCGCAGCCGATGCAGCGGTTAACAGAGAACTGGATAATTACGAGAAGTGGTTGGAAAAAAACAATAAATAG
- a CDS encoding zinc ribbon domain-containing protein, whose amino-acid sequence MEILKKVSEGAKSISEGAKSIGKKSSDLVETARLKMEISKLEKEMENNITALGNLVYLQYKGDEGLAEEIDRLLLSTRSLESDIADITEQIVKINPKPPVCASCHEELPQNAKFCCNCGAKVPEAPAE is encoded by the coding sequence GTGGAAATTTTAAAAAAGGTCAGCGAAGGCGCCAAGTCGATCAGCGAAGGCGCGAAATCCATTGGCAAAAAGTCCAGCGATCTGGTCGAAACAGCCAGATTGAAGATGGAAATTTCAAAGCTGGAAAAAGAAATGGAAAACAACATCACCGCGCTGGGGAACCTGGTCTACCTGCAGTATAAGGGCGATGAAGGTCTTGCAGAGGAAATAGACCGTCTCCTGCTAAGCACCAGATCTTTGGAGTCTGATATCGCCGACATTACCGAACAAATCGTAAAAATAAACCCCAAGCCGCCCGTCTGTGCCAGCTGCCATGAAGAGCTGCCGCAAAATGCAAAATTCTGCTGCAACTGCGGAGCGAAGGTCCCAGAAGCTCCTGCTGAATAA
- a CDS encoding LysM peptidoglycan-binding domain-containing protein produces the protein MSNVTRALMGFFILIGALILPTAAFAASHTVTKGESLYIISRNYGVSVDALAQANGITGTLIEVGQKLDIPESGQSYIVRSGDTLYQIGSKFGVNYQEIMSANGLESDYLYQGMDLYIPSSYGGSSEVSRGGLTTRASAWEVDLLARLITAEADAEPYVGKLAVGAVVLNRTRDANFPKSIYDVIYQYDSGTYQFEPVMNGWIERPATPDSVRAAKAALNGWDPTNGAVYFFATYVTNPWLWSRPLSGIIGTVAFTY, from the coding sequence ATGTCAAATGTTACCCGTGCGCTCATGGGCTTTTTTATTTTAATCGGAGCCCTCATTCTTCCCACCGCAGCTTTTGCCGCCAGCCATACCGTTACCAAGGGGGAAAGTCTCTACATTATCAGCCGCAACTACGGAGTCTCTGTTGATGCCCTGGCTCAAGCCAATGGAATTACGGGTACGTTAATTGAAGTAGGCCAGAAACTCGATATTCCAGAGAGCGGCCAGTCATACATAGTCCGGTCGGGTGACACTCTTTACCAGATTGGCTCAAAGTTTGGCGTGAATTACCAGGAAATCATGTCGGCCAACGGGCTGGAAAGCGACTATCTCTACCAGGGTATGGACTTGTATATACCCTCTTCCTACGGGGGAAGCAGTGAAGTCAGCAGGGGCGGTCTGACTACGAGGGCTTCGGCCTGGGAAGTTGACCTGCTGGCACGGTTGATTACCGCGGAGGCTGACGCTGAGCCTTATGTCGGTAAGCTGGCAGTTGGAGCGGTTGTCTTGAACCGTACCAGGGACGCCAATTTTCCCAAATCAATATATGATGTAATTTATCAGTACGATTCCGGTACCTACCAGTTCGAGCCGGTGATGAACGGCTGGATCGAAAGGCCGGCTACTCCCGATTCAGTTCGGGCGGCCAAAGCCGCCCTCAACGGTTGGGATCCTACCAACGGAGCAGTTTATTTCTTCGCGACCTATGTAACGAATCCGTGGCTGTGGTCCAGGCCTTTGAGCGGTATCATCGGGACCGTCGCGTTTACTTACTGA